From Candidatus Binatia bacterium:
TATTCACCATCCGGTTCCCCGCCAGCATCGAGGTCGAGTTGCCTCGCGAGCCGGCGGCGGCGGCGAGCGCATGAGTTCTCCCGGCACTCCCGTCCTGGTCGTCGATGACGAGCCCGCCATCCTTCGGCTGCTTCGAACCAGCCTTTCGGCCCAGGGGTTCCAGGTGCTCGAAGCGGAGAACGGCGCAGGCGCGCTCGAAATGCTCCGCTCGGCCAAGCCCGACGTCCTGCTGCTCGACCTCGGTCTTCCCGACGTCGAC
This genomic window contains:
- a CDS encoding response regulator: MSSPGTPVLVVDDEPAILRLLRTSLSAQGFQVLEAENGAGALEMLRSAKPDVLLLDLGLPDVD